TTACACGTCGAAGCGGAACTCGACAATGTCGTCGTCGGTCGTCACCTTCGCGCCCGCTATAGCCCGGAAATAGCCCGGAAATATTAAAGCCAGGCATTTACTTGGTGCCCCCGGCAGGTTCAAGAGGCACCCGCGACACGATGACGAGCCGCCGCGTGCTACCCGGATCGTGATTCTGTATGGACCCGACAAAAAGCGGCTACGGGAGATTGAAGTGGCTGAGGACGACGATTAGTCCGGCGTCGCTTCCGCTAGTCGGTGTCGGGGCCCCTTCGTCGGTGTTCAGCCTGGAGCGAGATGGTGTGTAAGCACTGTCATGTTCTGTGGTAACCCGTTTCGCGCCGTCGTGCGCGCGATGTCTACGCCCGGCCGTTCATAGTTGCATGGCGGGTGGAAAGAGGGCAACTTCCCAGTCGTCGCCTGTTTCGCAATGTTTTCGTGCCCGAACTTGGCCGCTAACGCCCTCGAAACGCACATTTTGGGCGATGCCGATTGCGGCACGGGTCTGCCTGACAGCTTTACTTAGCGCGGGGGGTTTGGGATTGGCTGATGAGTACACCGCCTTGGAATGGCTCTTCAAGCGATCGATGTCGGCTTCTGCGGGCCGGGGTGTGCGGCCTGCTCGGTATGGCGCAAGCAAAGATACGACGCTGTCAGTCAGGAGCTGCGTCCATACTCCTTCGTGGTGTGCATTGGGAGCCCCATGATGTGGAACCTTAAAAAGACTTGCGCGAGGATCTGGCCGAAAGGTTGCTAGGACGGCGTCCCAACCGCAGCCTTTTGGACCGCTTAGCAAATCTGCTCCGAGCAGAATTGCTGTGGGCCCTACGTTTACGAGGATCGCGACGGCTAATTCATTCGGGTCGGTGGAACTCAATCGCCGCCTGTCGCCAGCCCTGGCGAGACCAGCCTCTAGTATTGACCGCGCTCGCTCGATAGCTTCGCTTGATGGAGACAACGCTGTAATCAGCGCGGCTGGCGTTTGGGTTGTACCGTCGCGACGGTACAACGGCTTCTCTTCGGACGCGTGTTTCAATCGCTTACCTACAGGCCGCGTCTTCACGATTTTGAATATGTTCCGGTACTCGGCACGGATAGCCGGGCGTATGTGGCTTTCTATGTCCGCATCAGCTTGGATGTCCCGCATGAACTCGTCGAGCGTTAAGGCACTGGCGCATACGAAAAATGCGTTCTTACAAGCGTCGAATACCGTCGCTAGCCCAGCGATATGATCATCATGTGCATGAGTGCCCACGACTAACCTGACATCTTTCGAAACGTCTACACCCATCCCAGTCAAGTAGTTAAGCACTGGAATTTCTTTGGTCTGCTGATCTCGGCATGAATCCACGACAATCCACTCGCCGCCTCCGATGTGTACAGCGACGGACTCGCCTTTGCCTGGGCCGAACACCGACACCTCGACTTCGTCAGGCTCCGGTGGATTGGTTCGCGCGCTACTCAATGTAGGCGGCCAACTCCTTTACTTCCTCTTTCGCTCGCTGAGCCTGATCGGCGATCTCCGCCTCTGTCCACTTTCCCAAGCGGCGAAGCCGGATCGAGGATGTGTAGGTAGGGCCTCCCCATCCCCGGATGGTCCGGGCAGTCACGTAGACCACGTCGCCTGGCCGCACGTCCTCTTCGTCAAGTCGGTGTCTGGCGAAGTCCGCAGTCACCACCGGACCTTCTCCAGATGGCACCAACTCCACGGAGATTAAGTCGTCGTCGACGTCGAGGACTCGCCCCTCCCATTTCTGCATGCCCATGATCGGAAAGTCAGGAGGCGCTGTGCGCTCTGTGGACTCGATATCCGGCCGTCGCAGCGCGGAGCGAAGCAACCTAGCATGCTGCTCGATGATCCGTTGGGCCACCTTCTGCTCTTCGGGCAGATTCCCACGGTTGTACGCGAGCTCCGTGGCTGATGTACCGGCCGCGTTGTCCAGCAGTCCAGAGGCGGATGATTCTTCAATATTCTGGCGGACAACGCTTTTCAGGCGATCAACCGACCGGCGAAGCTTGTCCGCCGATGCATATCCGGTGGTCGTGTTCGACAATTCGGACAGAGCAGGCGTCATCGAATCCTCGCTATCGCGTTGACCACATCATTGGATCGTTGAATACTGGCAGCCCAAACCGACGTAAGTATCTCATTTAATATAGCGATTTTTTCTGCGGAAGGCTCCCAATTTACAGGTTGCTGACTGCTGATTTCCCATGCCTCGTCGCGATCAGACGGCCGGTCTTCAACGACACTCAAGTCGAAGTGATCATTGTGTGCCACGTAGATATGTCCGGCAAATCTAAACGAAGGTTCGACCTGGATCTGTACCCGTCCGCCGTATTTGTCGGGACGCAGACCCCAAATCATCACCTCTCTAGTGACGGGCAGGTCAACCAAATCCTTCCAGAAAGCCTTCGGTACCAGTGTGTCTCCAACAGCGTGGTAATGCGTCTGATCGTCTGGGGCAAAATGAAACTGGCGGTTGATTCCGAGTGCAGCTACGGGCGTGTGCGGGAGAGCGCGGAGCGTACCGACCGCTACATCTCGGAGTCGTTCGAACTCGTCTGGATCGATCGTGCTGAACTGCAACGTGTCCGGTAGCACTTGGCAATTGAGCCACCCTGTGGAAAAGGACGCGATGTCGCTCGTGATTACCTCGATCTTGGCCTCGGTGAAAGCCTTAGAGCCGATCAGCTCTTGCTGAAGTAGCCAGAGCGGCGAGAAGATGGCAGCGTTGAAGTGACCCTTAACGATCACCGATATGCCGTCGAGGGCTATCGCAACGTCCGCCACGTCCGCTCCCACTTGCCGCAGGCGCCTACCTTTCGGCGCTGTTGCCAGACTCTACAAGCAAGCTTAGGCCGCGCGCGTTGGTGCGCTGGCGCGAGCCGCAGGTTTCAGCCTCGACGAGAGTTGTCGCATTGACTGGGCCCCCGCCAAGAGTGACACGTCAAGGATTTGCCTGGTAACGAGTTGTGCAAAACTTGCGCGGGATCGCATCGTCCCTGTTCAGAGAGTGCCCCCGGCAGGATTCGAACCTGCGGCCTTCTGCTCCGGAGGCAGACGCTCTATCCCCTGAGCTACGGGGGCGCACGATATACATACTGCGCCAATGGGCCCAGACAGACTAACGCATGCGGGTGGCCGAGCTGACATCCAATGGATTCGGGGCGTAGGCACGCTAACCAATAGGATGGACGCTCGTGACCCCCGCTGACCTGGCTGAGCTGCTCAAAGCCACCGCATCCGCGGTGCTTGCCGAGCATGGCCTCGACGTGTCGGCGCTGCCGGCGACGGTCACCGTCGAACGTCCGCGCAATCCCGAACACGGCGATTACGCGAGCAACCTGGCGCTGCAGCTGGGCAAGAAGGTCGGCGCCAACCCGCGTGAACTGGCCGGATGGCTGGCCGAGGCGCTGGCCGCCGCCGACGGTGTCTCCTCGGCGGAAGTGGCCGGACCGGGCTTCATCAACCTGCGCCTCGAGGCGTCGGCCCAGGCCAAGGTCGTCAACGACGTGATCGACGCCGGCGACCGCTACGGATACTCCGACACGCTGTCCGGCACCAAGATCAATCTGGAATTCGTCTCGGCCAACCCGACCGGACCGATCCACATCGGCGGTACTCGCTGGGCCGCGGTCGGCGATGCGCTGGGCCGGCTGCTATCCACCCAGGGCGCCGATGTCACGCGCGAGTACTACTTCAACGACCACGGCGCGCAGATCGACCGCTTCGCCAACTCGCTGATCGCCGCGGCCAAGGGTGAACCCACCCCGCAGGACGGTTACGCCGGCACCTACATCAACGACATCGCCGCCCAGGTGTTGCAGAAGGCGCCCGACGCGCTGAGCTTGCCCGACACCGAGATGCACGAGACCTTCCGCGAGATCGGCGTCGACCTGATGTTCACCCACATCAAGGAGACGCTGCACGAATTCGGCACCGACTTCGACGTGTACACCCACGAGGACTCGATGCACACCAGCGGACGCGTCGACGAAGCTATTGCGCAGCTGCGGGAGGCCGGCAACATCTACGACAAGGATGGCGCAAGTTGGTTGCGCAGCAGCGCTTTTGGTGACGACAAGGACCGCGTCGTGATCAAGAGCGACGGCAAACCCGCCTACATCGCCGGGGACATCGCGTACTACCTGGACAAGCGCCAACGCGGCTTCGACTTGTGCATCTACATGCTCGGCGCCGACCACCACGGCTACATCGCGCGGCTCAAGGCCGCGGCCGCCGCGTTCGGTGACGACCCCGCGACCGTCGAGGTGCTGATCGGGCAGATGGTCAACCTGGTCCGCGACGGCCAGCCGGTACGGATGAGCAAGCGGGCAGGCACCGTGATCACGCTCGACGACCTGGTGGACGCGCTGGGTGTCGACGCCGCCCGCTACAGCCTGATCCGCTCGTCGGTGGACACCGCGATCGACATCGATTTGGCGCTGTGGTCCTCGGCGTCGAATGAAAACCCGGTCTATTACGTGCAATACGCGCATGCTCGGCTCTCGGCGCTGGCCCGCAACGCCGCCGAGCTCGGCCTGATTCCCGATACCGGGCATCTCGAATTGCTCAGCCACGACAAGGAAGGTGCGCTGCTGCGCACCGTCGGCGAGTTCCCGCGGGTGCTCAACACCGCGGCGTCGCTGCGCGAACCACACCGGATCTGCCGTTACCTGGAAGACCTCGCCGGTGATTACCATCGGTTCTACGACTCGTGCCGGGTATTGCCGCAGGGCGACGAACGACCCACGGACCTGCACATCGCCCGGTTGGCGTTGTGCCAGGCCACCCGGCAGGTCATCGCCAACGGACTGGCAATACTCGGCGTCAGCGCCCCGGAGAGAATGTGAACGTCCATCCCGCCGGTCCCCGGCATGCCGAAGAAATCCGTCACGCGGATAGCCCGCCCCGGCCGCAATCTCCGGAGGAACTGCTGGGCTTGGCGCCGAATGTCTGGCCGCACAACATGGTTCGCAACGAAGCCGGGGTAGCCGTCATCGCCGGCGTCCCGGTGACCGATCTCGCCCAGGAGTATGGGACGCCGCTCTTCGTCGTCGACGAGGACGACTTCCGCTCCCGCTGCCGGGAGATCGCGGCGGCGTTCGGCGGCGGCGCCAATGTCCACTACGCCGCTAAGGCGTTCCTGTGCACCGAGATTGCGCGCTGGATCGACGAAGAGGGCCTCTGCCTCGACGTGTGCACCGGCGGGGAACTGGCCGTTGCGCTGCACGCCAACTTCCCGCCGGAGCGAATTACCCTGCACGGCAACAACAAATCTGTCACGGAGTTGACGACCGCGGTCAAAGCCGGTGTGGGCCATATCGTCGTGGACTCGATGACCGAAATTGAGCGCCTCGAAACGATCGCGGGGGAGGCCGGCGTCGTCCAGGACGTCTTCGTGCGACTCACCGTCGGCGTCGAGGCTCACACCCACGAGTTCATCTCCACCGCGCACGAGGACCAGAAGTTTGGCCTGTCGGTCGCCGGCGGCGCGGCGATGGCGGCGGTGGAACGGGTATTCGCCACCGATCACCTGCGGCTGGTCGGCCTGCACAGCCACATCGGTTCGCAGATCTTCGACGTCGCCGGCTTCGAGCTGGCCGCGCGCCGCGTCCTCGGCCTGCTGCGGGAGGTCGTGGCTGCGTTCGGGGTGGACAAGACCGCACAGATCTCGACCGTCGATCTCGGTGGCGGCCTTGGCATCTCGTACCTGGCCTCCGATGACCCGCCCCCGATGGCCGAACTCGCAGCCAAGCTCAGCGCGATCATCGGCAATGAATCCGCGGCCGTTGGTCTGCCCACGCCCCGGCTGGTGGTCGAACCCGGACGGGCCATCGCCGGACCGGGGACCATAACCCTCTACGAGGTCGGCACCGTCAAGGACGTCGAGGTCAGCACGACGGCCGTTCGACGCTACGTCAGCGTCGACGGCGGCATGAGCGACAACATCCGTACCGCGCTCTACGACGCGCAGTACGACGCCCGGCTGGTGTCCAGGGTCAGCGACGCACCGGCGGCGCTGGCCCGCATCGTCGGAAAGCACTGCGAGAGCGGCGATATCGTCGTGCGCGACACTTGGGTGCCCGGTGATCTGGGACCGGGCGACCTGCTCGGGGTGGCCGCGACGGGCGCCTACTGCTATTCGCTGTCGAGCCGCTACAACATGATCTGCCGCCCTGCCGTGGTCGCGGTTCGCGATGGACGGGCCCGCCTGATCCTGCGCCGCGAGACGGTCGACGATCTGCTGAGTTTGGAAGTGAGGTGACTGTGTCCGGGAATGGAAAGCCAGTCGGCGTAGCGGTACTCGGGTTGGGCAACGTCGGCAGCGAAGTAGTCCGCATCATCGAGCAGAGCGCGGACGATCTCGCGGCCCGTGTCGGCGCCCCCCTTGCGCTGCGCGGCATCGGGGTACGGCGCGTCGCGGACGACCGCGGTGTGCCCGTCGAACTGCTCACCGACAACATCGAAGAGCTGGTCTCGCGGGAAGACGTCGACATCGTCGTCGAGGTGATGGGGCCGGTCGAGCCGTCGCGCAAGGCCATCCTGGCCGCGCTCGAGCACGGCAAGTCGGTCGTCACTGCCAACAAGGCACTGCTGGCCACCTCGACCGGCGAACTGGCTCAGGCAGCCGAAAACGCGCATGTCGACTTGTATTTCGAGGCGGCGGTCGCGGGCGCCATCCCGGTGATCCGTCCGCTCACCCAGTCGTTGGCCGGGGACACGGTGGTCCGGGTAGCCGGCATCGTCAACGGCACCACCAACTACATCCTGTCCGCGATGGACAGCACCGGCACCGACTACGCCAGCGCCCTGGCCGACGCGAGTGCGCTGGGCTACGCCGAGGCCGATCCCACCGCCGACGTCGAGGGCTACGACGCCGCGGCCAAGGCCGCGATCCTGGCGTCCATCGCCTTCCACACCCGGGTGACCGCCGACGACGTCTATCGCGAAGGCATCACCAAGATCAGCCCGGCCGACTTCGCGTCCGCGCATGCGTTGGGCTGCACCATCAAGCTGCTGTCCATCTGCGAGCGCATCACGACCGACGATGGCCAGCAACGGGTCTCGGCGCGCGTCTACCCCGCGCTGGTGCCGCTGGAGCATCCGCTGGCCACCGTCAACGGCGCGTTCAACGCGGTGGTGGTGGAAGCCGAAGCGGCGGGCCGGCTGATGTTCTACGGCCAGGGCGCCGGCGGTGCGCCGACCGCATCGGCGGTGACCGGTGACCTGGTGATGGCTGCTCGCAACCGGGTGCTGGGCAGTCGCGGTCCGAAAGAATCGAAGTACGCCCAATTGCCTGTTGCGCCAATGGGTTTCATCTCGACCCGCTACTACGTCAGCATGAACGTCGCGGACAAGCCCGGTGTGTTGTCCTCGGTGGCGGCCGAATTCGCGAAGCGTGAGGTCAGCATCGCCGAGGTTCGTCAGGAAGGCGTCGTGGACGAGGGCGGGCGACGGGTGGGGGCCCGCATCGTGGTGGTCACGCACCGCGCCACCGATGCCGCACTCTCGGAAACCGTTGATGCGCTGGCCGATTTGGATGTCGTGCAGAGTGTGGCAAGCGTGCTGCGATTGGAAGGAACCAGCATATGAGCACGCCACGAACCGCGGTCCACAAACCCTGGCCGGGTCTGATCGCCGCGTACCGCGACCGGTTGCCGGTCGGCGCCGACTGGACGGCGATCACGCTGCTCGAGGGTGGCACCCCGCTGATCCCGGCGACCCGGCTGTCGGAGCAGACCGGCTGCACGGTCCACCTGAAGGTCGAGGGGCTCAACCCCACCGGCTCGTTCAAGGACCGGGGTATGACGATGGCGGTCACCGACGCCGTGGCACGCGGACAGCAGGCCGTGTTGTGCGCATCGACCGGAAACACCTCGGCGTCGGCGGCGGCCTACGCGGCGCGCGCCGGCATCACTTGTGCGGTCCTGATACCCCAGGGCAAGATCGCGATGGGCAAGCTCGCGCAGGCGGTGATGCACGGAGCCAGAATCATTCAGATCGACGGCAACTTCGACGACTGCCTGGAGCTGGCCCGCAAGATGGCCGCCGACTTCCCGACGATTTCGTTGGTCAACTCGGTCAACCCGGTGCGGATCGAGGGCCAGAAGACGGCGGCGTTCGAAATCGTGGACGCGCTGGGCACCGCGCCGGACATCCACTCGCTGCCCGTCGGCAACGCCGGGAACATCACCGCGTACTGGAAGGGCTACACCGAGTACCACCAGGACGGCGTGTTCGAGAAGCTGCCCCGCATGCTGGGCACCCAGGCGGCGGGGGCCGCGCCCCTGGTGTACGGCAAACCCGTGAAGAACCCCGAGACGATCGCCACCGCGATCCGGATCGGTTCGCCAGCGTCGTGGACGGCCGCCGTGGCGGCTCAGGAGCAATCCAATGGACGCTTCCTGGCAGCGACCGACGAGGAGATCCTGGCGGCCTACCACCTGGTGGCCGAATCCGAGGGCGTATTCGTCGAACCCGCCTCTGCGGCCAGCATCGCGGGCCTGCTCAAGTCCGTCGAAGACGGCTGGGTGCCCCGCGGGTCGACCGTGGTGTGCACGGTCACCGGCAACGGCCTCAAGGATCCCGACACGGCGCTGAAGGATATGCCGACCGTTTCCCCGCTGCCGGTGGATCCTGTACTCGTCGTGGAGAAATTGGGACTCGCGTAATGAGCGCTTGCCGGTGAACCAGCTGCTGCCCGCCGGGCTGGTGGCCAGCGCCGTGGTGTCGGCGTCCAGCGCCAATCTCGGCCCGGGTTTCGACAGCATCGGCCTCGCATTGAGTCTGTACGACGAGATCGTGCTGGAGACAACCGATTCCGGCTTGGTCGTGGAGGTCGAGGGAGAGGGCGCGGGACAGGTGCCGCTGGGGCCCGAGCACCTGGTGGTCCGAGCCATCGAGCGCGGGCTGCAGGCCGCCGGCGTCCGTGCGCCCGGCCTGATGGTGCGCTGTCGCAATGCCATCCCGCATTCGCGCGGCCTCGGTTCGTCGGCGGCGGCTGTGGTCAGCGGCCTTGCTGCGGTCAATGGCCTTGTCGCGCAAACGGATTCCACCCCGTTCAGCGAGGCTCAGCTGATCCAGCTGTCCTCGGAGTTCGAGGGTCACCCCGACAACGCCGCGGCCGCGGTGCTGGGCGGCGCGGTGGTTTCGTGGACCGAGGGGGCCGGCGATTCGCCGGCCTACTCGGCCGTCCCGCTGACGTTGCACCCCGATATCCGGCTGTTCTGCGCGATCCCGGAAGAGCGTTCGTCGACCGCCGAGACGCGGGTACTGCTCCCCGCCCAGGTCAGCCACGAGGACGCACGATTCAACGTCAGCCGCGCCGCATTGCTGGTGGTGGCGCTGACCCAACGCCCGGATCTGCTGATGGCGGCCACCGAGGACGTGCTTCATCAGCCGCAACGGGCCCCGGCCATGCCGGCCTCGGCGGAATATCTGCGGCTGCTGCGGCGTCTTAACGTGTCGGCGACGCTTTCTGGGGCGGGTCCGTCCGTCATCGCATTGACTACCGAGTCGGAGTTGCCGTCGGAGGCGTTGGCCTGCGGCGTTGCCAATGGATTCACCATCGCGGAGATGACGCCCGGCGAAGGGGCTCGCTGGAGCCCGGGTGTCACAGTCGCTGGTTAATCCACGAGCGCACCGGAGGGTTTGCTTGCTTCAAGCACAGATGCGGGTTATCCTCGGCATCGTCCAGCAATTGCAGCATCTGCATCTGCATACATACTGCCTTGCCGCTGGGACAACACCAATTCATCTCGTGGACGAGGTTCGCCGCTTTCTCCGCCCATCTCAGGCGATCACCGTTGCAGAGTCGATGATTGGGTGCACTCGGCAATTTGGCTGAATGCAACGAACCCCTCGTA
The Mycobacterium sp. 050128 genome window above contains:
- the lysA gene encoding diaminopimelate decarboxylase, with the translated sequence MNVHPAGPRHAEEIRHADSPPRPQSPEELLGLAPNVWPHNMVRNEAGVAVIAGVPVTDLAQEYGTPLFVVDEDDFRSRCREIAAAFGGGANVHYAAKAFLCTEIARWIDEEGLCLDVCTGGELAVALHANFPPERITLHGNNKSVTELTTAVKAGVGHIVVDSMTEIERLETIAGEAGVVQDVFVRLTVGVEAHTHEFISTAHEDQKFGLSVAGGAAMAAVERVFATDHLRLVGLHSHIGSQIFDVAGFELAARRVLGLLREVVAAFGVDKTAQISTVDLGGGLGISYLASDDPPPMAELAAKLSAIIGNESAAVGLPTPRLVVEPGRAIAGPGTITLYEVGTVKDVEVSTTAVRRYVSVDGGMSDNIRTALYDAQYDARLVSRVSDAPAALARIVGKHCESGDIVVRDTWVPGDLGPGDLLGVAATGAYCYSLSSRYNMICRPAVVAVRDGRARLILRRETVDDLLSLEVR
- the thrB gene encoding homoserine kinase is translated as MLPAGLVASAVVSASSANLGPGFDSIGLALSLYDEIVLETTDSGLVVEVEGEGAGQVPLGPEHLVVRAIERGLQAAGVRAPGLMVRCRNAIPHSRGLGSSAAAVVSGLAAVNGLVAQTDSTPFSEAQLIQLSSEFEGHPDNAAAAVLGGAVVSWTEGAGDSPAYSAVPLTLHPDIRLFCAIPEERSSTAETRVLLPAQVSHEDARFNVSRAALLVVALTQRPDLLMAATEDVLHQPQRAPAMPASAEYLRLLRRLNVSATLSGAGPSVIALTTESELPSEALACGVANGFTIAEMTPGEGARWSPGVTVAG
- a CDS encoding homoserine dehydrogenase, with translation MSGNGKPVGVAVLGLGNVGSEVVRIIEQSADDLAARVGAPLALRGIGVRRVADDRGVPVELLTDNIEELVSREDVDIVVEVMGPVEPSRKAILAALEHGKSVVTANKALLATSTGELAQAAENAHVDLYFEAAVAGAIPVIRPLTQSLAGDTVVRVAGIVNGTTNYILSAMDSTGTDYASALADASALGYAEADPTADVEGYDAAAKAAILASIAFHTRVTADDVYREGITKISPADFASAHALGCTIKLLSICERITTDDGQQRVSARVYPALVPLEHPLATVNGAFNAVVVEAEAAGRLMFYGQGAGGAPTASAVTGDLVMAARNRVLGSRGPKESKYAQLPVAPMGFISTRYYVSMNVADKPGVLSSVAAEFAKREVSIAEVRQEGVVDEGGRRVGARIVVVTHRATDAALSETVDALADLDVVQSVASVLRLEGTSI
- the thrC gene encoding threonine synthase; this encodes MSTPRTAVHKPWPGLIAAYRDRLPVGADWTAITLLEGGTPLIPATRLSEQTGCTVHLKVEGLNPTGSFKDRGMTMAVTDAVARGQQAVLCASTGNTSASAAAYAARAGITCAVLIPQGKIAMGKLAQAVMHGARIIQIDGNFDDCLELARKMAADFPTISLVNSVNPVRIEGQKTAAFEIVDALGTAPDIHSLPVGNAGNITAYWKGYTEYHQDGVFEKLPRMLGTQAAGAAPLVYGKPVKNPETIATAIRIGSPASWTAAVAAQEQSNGRFLAATDEEILAAYHLVAESEGVFVEPASAASIAGLLKSVEDGWVPRGSTVVCTVTGNGLKDPDTALKDMPTVSPLPVDPVLVVEKLGLA
- the argS gene encoding arginine--tRNA ligase, coding for MTPADLAELLKATASAVLAEHGLDVSALPATVTVERPRNPEHGDYASNLALQLGKKVGANPRELAGWLAEALAAADGVSSAEVAGPGFINLRLEASAQAKVVNDVIDAGDRYGYSDTLSGTKINLEFVSANPTGPIHIGGTRWAAVGDALGRLLSTQGADVTREYYFNDHGAQIDRFANSLIAAAKGEPTPQDGYAGTYINDIAAQVLQKAPDALSLPDTEMHETFREIGVDLMFTHIKETLHEFGTDFDVYTHEDSMHTSGRVDEAIAQLREAGNIYDKDGASWLRSSAFGDDKDRVVIKSDGKPAYIAGDIAYYLDKRQRGFDLCIYMLGADHHGYIARLKAAAAAFGDDPATVEVLIGQMVNLVRDGQPVRMSKRAGTVITLDDLVDALGVDAARYSLIRSSVDTAIDIDLALWSSASNENPVYYVQYAHARLSALARNAAELGLIPDTGHLELLSHDKEGALLRTVGEFPRVLNTAASLREPHRICRYLEDLAGDYHRFYDSCRVLPQGDERPTDLHIARLALCQATRQVIANGLAILGVSAPERM